From a region of the Paraburkholderia hospita genome:
- a CDS encoding CNP1-like family protein, whose amino-acid sequence MKVFAFAAACVAAGVLLAGCSSTKSSTPSDASTSEGPKSDFQYLFDRPSTWTEKKVDTLPVMPQPGDLLPFNVSQNTPLQFALDAKSLTVDSDGVIRYTVVITSPSGARNVNYEGIRCEDYSWKLYAGLNADHDGWDRTVENDWARIENGDLNAYHAALYQDYFCTSKLPVGKADVIVNNIRYKRVNSTLIRGS is encoded by the coding sequence TTGAAAGTATTTGCTTTCGCCGCGGCGTGTGTCGCCGCGGGCGTTCTGCTGGCTGGCTGTTCGAGCACCAAGAGTTCCACGCCGTCTGACGCTTCCACGTCCGAGGGACCCAAGAGCGACTTTCAGTATCTGTTCGACCGGCCGTCGACGTGGACCGAAAAGAAAGTCGATACGCTCCCGGTCATGCCGCAGCCCGGCGATCTGCTGCCGTTCAACGTTTCGCAGAACACACCGCTGCAGTTCGCGCTCGATGCAAAATCGCTGACGGTCGACAGCGACGGCGTGATTCGCTACACGGTGGTCATTACGAGCCCAAGCGGCGCGCGCAACGTGAACTACGAAGGGATTCGCTGCGAAGACTACTCGTGGAAGCTGTACGCGGGACTCAACGCCGATCACGACGGCTGGGACCGTACGGTCGAAAACGACTGGGCGCGCATCGAAAACGGCGATCTGAACGCTTATCACGCGGCGCTCTATCAGGACTATTTCTGCACGAGCAAGCTGCCCGTCGGCAAGGCGGATGTGATCGTGAACAACATCAGGTACAAGCGCGTGAACAGCACGTTGATTCGCGGAAGCTGA
- a CDS encoding MarC family protein, whose product MEYNFLSATILLILITDPLGNIPLFINCLRGVAPHRRIRVILREVAIAFVILLVFMLVGDRFLRMMSLTDLSLRIGGGIVLFLIALRMIFPHPDGPFGADTRTAEPMIVPLAIPALAGPSALATVMLLTSQAPNKMFEWVAALTVTMIVCAIVLVLAERIQQWLGERTVMAFERLMGLVLVAISVEMMLGGIRTFVHQLDK is encoded by the coding sequence GTGGAGTACAACTTCCTGTCCGCGACCATCCTGCTGATTCTCATCACTGATCCACTCGGCAACATCCCGCTCTTCATCAACTGCCTGCGGGGTGTTGCGCCTCACCGGCGCATCCGCGTGATTCTGCGCGAAGTCGCCATCGCGTTCGTGATCCTGCTGGTCTTCATGCTCGTCGGCGACCGCTTTCTGCGGATGATGAGCCTGACGGATCTGTCGTTGCGCATCGGCGGCGGGATCGTGCTGTTCCTGATCGCGCTGCGGATGATCTTTCCGCATCCCGACGGCCCGTTTGGCGCGGACACGCGCACCGCTGAGCCGATGATCGTGCCGCTCGCGATTCCCGCGCTCGCCGGTCCGTCGGCGCTGGCGACGGTGATGCTGCTGACATCGCAGGCGCCGAACAAGATGTTCGAATGGGTGGCGGCGCTGACGGTGACGATGATCGTCTGCGCGATCGTGCTGGTGCTCGCGGAGCGCATCCAGCAATGGCTCGGCGAGCGCACGGTGATGGCGTTCGAGCGGCTGATGGGTCTCGTGCTCGTCGCGATTTCAGTAGAGATGATGCTCGGCGGCATCCGCACTTTCGTGCATCAGCTCGACAAATAG
- a CDS encoding PP0621 family protein has translation MRQIFLLILLFIVGQWLVKALRRADASRTSARTGAGGDASANARTGAPANGQASGSTNGKPAALLAEPMIRCAQCGVHAPKSDSVLVAGQTFCSHDHAQRYATRPTGRDAR, from the coding sequence ATGCGACAAATTTTTCTGCTGATTCTGTTGTTCATCGTTGGCCAGTGGCTGGTGAAGGCGCTGCGTCGCGCCGACGCATCGCGCACGTCGGCGCGCACGGGTGCGGGCGGTGACGCCAGCGCCAACGCGCGCACGGGCGCGCCTGCGAATGGTCAAGCGAGCGGTAGTACGAACGGCAAGCCCGCTGCCCTGCTCGCCGAACCGATGATCCGTTGCGCCCAATGCGGTGTGCATGCGCCGAAGAGCGATTCCGTGCTCGTCGCGGGCCAGACGTTCTGCTCGCACGATCACGCGCAGCGTTACGCCACCCGCCCGACGGGCCGCGACGCGCGATGA
- a CDS encoding ribonucleoside-diphosphate reductase subunit alpha has protein sequence MQTTDNVTTRFEGAPAGRPEALAQGAAALAPQTNYADYKVIRRNGSVVSFEPSKIAIAVTKAFLAVNGGQGAASARVRELVEQLTQNVVRALVRSRPNGGTFHIEDIQDQVELALMRTGEHNVARAYVLYREKRSQERGHEAEVPAGASGLNVTDNGITRPLDMAALRGIIESACANLGDAVSAEPIVTETIKNLYDGVPMTQVYDSAILAARTMIEKDPAYSQVTARILLHTIRREILEDEVTQAEMGERYAEYFPLFIKRGVNAELLDEKLLQFDLKRLGAALDANRDLQFGYLGLQTLYDRYFLHSDGVRIEMPQAFFMRVAMGLSLNEIDREARAIEFYNVLSSFDFMSSTPTLFNSGTRRSQLSSCYLTTVDDDLDGIYEALKENALLSKFAGGLGNDWTRVRALGSHIKGTNGKSQGVVPFLKVVNDTAVAVNQGGKRKGAVCAYLESWHLDIEEFLELRKNTGDDRRRTHDMNTANWIPDLFMKRVHEGGDWTLFSPSTCPDLHDLFGADFEKAYTAYEEKAARGEIKLFKKIPAAQLWRKMLGMLFETGHPWITFKDPCNVRSPQQHVGVVHSSNLCTEITLNTSDTEIAVCNLGSVNLVAHLKEQADGTVVLDHDKLKRTISVAMRMLDNVIDINYYAVAKARNSNLKHRPVGMGIMGFQDCLHVLRTPYASQEAVEFADRSMEAVCYYAYWASTELAEERGRYATYRGSLWDRGILPQDTLKLLEEARGGYIEVDSSESMDWASLRSRISTHGMRNSNCVAIAPTATISNIIGVSACIEPTFQNLYVKSNLSGEFTVVNDYLVRDLKARGLWDEVMVADLKYFDGSLSRIDRVPGDLRAIYATAFEVDATWLVEAASRRQKWIDQAQSLNIYMAGASGKKLDEVYKLAWLRGLKTTYYLRTMAATHVEKSTVAHGALNAVPSSDGGAGGAGGAAGGFGVGGGVGSSGVTGGFQASAAAAVEAAPEADGPVCMMRPGDPGFEECEACQ, from the coding sequence ATGCAAACCACCGACAACGTGACGACCCGGTTCGAAGGCGCACCCGCTGGCCGCCCCGAAGCGCTCGCACAGGGCGCCGCAGCGCTCGCGCCGCAGACGAACTACGCCGACTACAAGGTGATCCGTCGCAATGGCAGCGTGGTGTCGTTCGAGCCGTCGAAAATCGCCATCGCTGTGACGAAGGCATTTCTGGCCGTCAACGGTGGTCAGGGCGCAGCGTCGGCACGCGTTCGCGAACTGGTCGAGCAACTCACGCAGAACGTCGTGCGCGCACTGGTGCGCAGCCGTCCGAACGGCGGCACGTTCCATATCGAAGACATTCAGGATCAGGTCGAACTCGCGCTGATGCGCACGGGCGAGCACAACGTCGCGCGTGCTTACGTGCTGTACCGCGAGAAGCGCAGCCAGGAGCGCGGCCATGAGGCGGAAGTGCCCGCAGGCGCGTCTGGTCTGAACGTGACCGACAACGGCATCACGCGTCCGCTCGATATGGCAGCGCTGCGCGGCATCATCGAATCCGCCTGCGCGAATCTGGGCGACGCAGTGAGCGCCGAGCCGATCGTCACGGAAACGATCAAGAACCTGTACGACGGCGTACCGATGACCCAGGTCTACGACTCGGCCATTCTCGCTGCGCGCACGATGATCGAAAAGGACCCGGCGTACAGCCAGGTCACGGCTCGCATCCTGCTGCACACGATCCGCCGCGAGATCCTCGAAGACGAAGTCACGCAAGCCGAAATGGGCGAGCGTTACGCTGAATACTTCCCGCTCTTCATCAAGCGCGGTGTGAACGCCGAACTGCTCGACGAAAAGCTGCTGCAGTTCGACCTGAAGCGTCTGGGCGCCGCGCTCGACGCAAACCGCGACCTGCAGTTCGGCTACCTCGGTCTGCAAACGCTGTATGACCGCTACTTCCTGCATAGCGACGGCGTGCGCATCGAAATGCCGCAGGCATTCTTTATGCGTGTCGCGATGGGGCTGTCGCTGAACGAGATCGACCGCGAAGCACGCGCGATCGAGTTCTACAACGTGCTGTCGTCGTTCGACTTCATGTCGTCGACGCCGACGTTGTTCAACTCGGGCACGCGCCGCTCGCAACTGTCGTCGTGCTACCTGACGACGGTCGACGACGACCTCGACGGCATCTACGAAGCGCTGAAGGAAAACGCGCTGCTGTCGAAGTTCGCCGGCGGTCTGGGCAACGACTGGACGCGTGTGCGTGCGCTCGGCTCGCACATCAAGGGCACCAACGGCAAGTCCCAAGGCGTCGTGCCGTTCCTGAAGGTCGTCAACGACACGGCTGTCGCCGTGAACCAGGGCGGCAAGCGCAAGGGCGCGGTATGCGCGTACCTGGAATCGTGGCACCTCGACATCGAAGAATTCCTCGAGCTGCGCAAGAACACGGGTGACGACCGTCGCCGCACGCACGACATGAACACGGCGAACTGGATTCCCGACCTGTTCATGAAGCGCGTTCACGAAGGCGGCGACTGGACGCTGTTCTCGCCGTCCACCTGCCCGGACCTGCACGACCTGTTCGGCGCGGACTTCGAGAAGGCCTACACGGCTTACGAAGAGAAAGCGGCGCGCGGCGAGATCAAGCTGTTCAAGAAGATCCCGGCGGCGCAACTGTGGCGCAAGATGCTCGGCATGCTGTTCGAAACGGGCCACCCGTGGATCACGTTCAAGGATCCGTGCAATGTGCGCTCGCCGCAGCAGCACGTCGGCGTCGTCCACTCGTCGAACCTGTGCACGGAAATCACGCTGAACACGAGCGACACCGAAATCGCCGTCTGCAACCTCGGCTCGGTGAACCTCGTCGCGCACCTGAAGGAACAGGCCGACGGCACGGTGGTGCTCGACCACGACAAGCTGAAGCGCACGATCAGCGTCGCGATGCGCATGCTCGACAACGTGATCGACATCAACTACTACGCGGTCGCGAAGGCGCGTAACTCGAACCTGAAGCACCGCCCGGTCGGGATGGGCATCATGGGCTTCCAGGATTGTCTGCACGTGCTGCGCACGCCGTACGCATCGCAGGAAGCCGTCGAGTTCGCCGACCGTTCGATGGAAGCCGTCTGCTACTACGCATACTGGGCGTCGACGGAACTGGCGGAAGAGCGCGGCCGTTACGCGACCTACCGCGGTTCGCTGTGGGATCGCGGCATCCTCCCGCAGGACACGCTGAAGCTGCTCGAGGAAGCGCGCGGCGGCTACATCGAAGTGGATTCGAGCGAATCGATGGACTGGGCGTCGCTGCGCTCGCGCATCTCGACGCACGGCATGCGCAACTCGAACTGCGTCGCGATCGCGCCGACGGCGACGATCTCGAACATCATCGGCGTGTCTGCATGTATCGAGCCGACGTTCCAGAACCTGTATGTGAAGTCGAACCTGTCGGGCGAATTCACGGTGGTGAACGACTACCTCGTGCGTGACCTGAAGGCGCGCGGCCTGTGGGACGAAGTGATGGTCGCCGACCTGAAGTACTTCGACGGCTCGCTGTCGCGCATCGACCGCGTGCCGGGCGACCTGCGCGCGATCTACGCGACCGCGTTTGAAGTCGATGCAACGTGGCTGGTCGAAGCGGCGTCGCGCCGTCAGAAGTGGATCGACCAGGCGCAGTCGCTGAACATCTACATGGCAGGCGCGTCAGGTAAGAAGCTCGACGAGGTCTACAAGCTCGCATGGCTGCGCGGTCTGAAGACGACGTACTACCTGCGTACGATGGCGGCGACGCACGTCGAGAAGTCGACGGTCGCGCACGGCGCGCTGAACGCAGTGCCGTCGAGCGATGGCGGCGCGGGTGGTGCGGGTGGCGCAGCGGGTGGCTTCGGTGTCGGCGGCGGTGTGGGTTCGTCGGGTGTGACGGGTGGCTTCCAGGCATCGGCTGCGGCTGCAGTCGAAGCCGCGCCCGAAGCGGATGGTCCCGTGTGCATGATGCGTCCGGGCGATCCTGGCTTCGAAGAGTGCGAAGCCTGCCAGTAA
- the ampD gene encoding 1,6-anhydro-N-acetylmuramyl-L-alanine amidase AmpD: MTAHATARFTVDANGWINEARKLPSPNFEVRPNGARPTLIVVHNISLPPNEFGGTGITDLFLNRLDCDAHPYYDAHLRDVRVSAHFVIHRDGVLEQYVSCDERAWHAGASSFFGRERCNDFSIGIELEGSDASAFEAAQYETLAPLVQALAAHYAIEALAGHSDIAPGRKTDPGPHFDWPRLQRDTALADQYFPYLHPSTRAPITP; encoded by the coding sequence ATGACGGCACACGCCACCGCGCGTTTCACCGTCGATGCAAACGGCTGGATCAACGAAGCGCGCAAGCTGCCGTCGCCGAATTTCGAGGTGCGACCGAACGGCGCACGTCCTACGCTGATCGTCGTTCACAACATCAGCCTGCCGCCGAACGAATTCGGCGGCACGGGTATCACGGATCTCTTCCTCAACCGTCTCGATTGCGACGCGCATCCGTACTACGACGCGCATCTGCGCGACGTGCGGGTGTCCGCGCATTTCGTGATCCATCGCGACGGCGTGCTCGAGCAGTACGTATCGTGTGACGAGCGTGCGTGGCACGCGGGCGCATCCAGCTTCTTCGGGCGCGAGCGCTGCAACGACTTTTCGATCGGCATCGAGCTCGAAGGCAGCGACGCATCGGCGTTCGAAGCGGCGCAATACGAGACGCTCGCGCCGCTCGTGCAGGCACTCGCCGCGCACTACGCGATCGAGGCGCTCGCGGGTCACTCCGACATCGCGCCGGGCCGCAAGACCGATCCCGGTCCGCACTTCGACTGGCCGCGTCTGCAGCGCGACACCGCGCTCGCCGATCAGTACTTCCCCTATCTGCATCCGTCGACGCGCGCGCCGATAACCCCGTAA
- a CDS encoding hypoxanthine-guanine phosphoribosyltransferase, whose translation MNREEALHIFSHSEEIVSASDVNASISHMADAIRAEMAEEFPLVLSVMGGAAVFTGMLLPHLDFPLEFDYIHLTRYRNAIKGSAEMQWRVAPSGSVKDRVVLVLDDILDEGETMAAIRDRIMDMGAKRFMSAVLCEKILQKAKPLHPDFCGFEVPDRYVFGCGMDAKGYWRNLPTIRALTEGA comes from the coding sequence ATGAATCGCGAAGAAGCTCTCCACATTTTCAGTCACTCCGAAGAAATCGTTTCGGCCAGCGACGTCAACGCCTCCATCAGCCACATGGCCGACGCGATCCGCGCCGAAATGGCCGAAGAGTTTCCGCTCGTGTTGTCGGTGATGGGCGGCGCGGCGGTGTTCACGGGCATGCTGCTGCCGCACCTCGATTTCCCGCTCGAATTCGACTACATCCACCTCACCCGCTATCGCAACGCGATCAAGGGCAGCGCCGAGATGCAATGGCGTGTCGCGCCTTCGGGTTCGGTGAAGGACCGCGTCGTGCTCGTGCTCGACGACATCCTCGATGAAGGCGAGACGATGGCCGCGATCCGCGACCGCATCATGGATATGGGCGCGAAGCGCTTCATGAGCGCGGTGCTGTGCGAGAAGATCCTTCAGAAGGCGAAGCCGCTGCACCCGGATTTCTGCGGCTTCGAAGTGCCGGACCGCTATGTGTTCGGCTGCGGGATGGACGCGAAAGGCTACTGGCGCAATCTGCCGACTATCCGCGCGTTGACGGAAGGCGCCTGA
- a CDS encoding proline--tRNA ligase — MKASRFFIGTLKEAPADAEIVSHKLMVRAGMIRRVAGGIYNYLPIGLRSIRKVEAIVREEMNRAGAIELLMPAVQPAELWQESGRWEKYGPELLRFKDRKQTDFVIGPTHEEVVTDIARNQIKSYRQLPVNFYQIQTKFRDEIRPRFGVMRGREFIMKDAYSFDKDMDGLQESYRKMYDAYVRIFTRLGLDFRAVAADNGSIGGSGSHEFHVMADTGEDDIAYCPTSDFASNVEAAEALPLIAERAAPKEALKKTPTPGKAKCEAVAEYLDIPLERTIKSIILATENEGAEPTIWLLMLRGDHDLNEIKVNKLPGLAEFRFATEEEIVEWFGTPPGYLGPLNTKKPIKVIADRTVANMSDFVVGTNEVDFHTTGVNWGRDLPEPVVADIRNVKKGDPSPDGKGVIDICRGIEVGHVFQLGTKYSEAMNATCLDESGKPQPMQMGCYGIGVTRILGAAIEQNFDDRGIIWPESIAPFEVVLCPMGYDRSDAVREQADKLHDELTAAGIDVILDDRGERPGVMFADWELIGVPHRLVIGDRGLKDGKIEYQGRRDAEATLLPVEDVAQAVINKINAALAR, encoded by the coding sequence ATGAAAGCCTCCCGATTCTTTATTGGCACCCTGAAGGAAGCGCCCGCCGACGCGGAAATCGTCAGTCACAAGCTCATGGTGCGTGCCGGCATGATCCGGCGCGTCGCTGGCGGCATCTACAACTATCTGCCAATTGGCCTGCGTTCGATCCGCAAGGTGGAAGCGATCGTGCGCGAGGAAATGAACCGGGCAGGCGCGATCGAACTGCTGATGCCGGCTGTGCAGCCGGCGGAGCTGTGGCAGGAATCGGGCCGCTGGGAAAAATATGGTCCCGAACTGTTGCGCTTCAAGGACCGCAAGCAGACTGACTTCGTGATCGGACCGACGCACGAAGAAGTCGTGACGGACATCGCGCGCAACCAGATCAAGAGCTACCGTCAGTTGCCCGTGAACTTCTATCAGATCCAGACGAAGTTCCGCGACGAAATCCGTCCGCGTTTCGGCGTGATGCGCGGCCGCGAATTCATCATGAAGGACGCGTATTCGTTCGATAAGGACATGGACGGCCTGCAAGAGTCGTATCGCAAGATGTACGACGCGTATGTGCGCATTTTCACGCGCCTCGGCCTCGATTTCCGCGCGGTCGCAGCGGACAACGGCTCGATTGGCGGCAGCGGCTCGCACGAATTCCATGTGATGGCCGATACGGGCGAAGACGACATCGCGTACTGTCCGACGTCGGACTTCGCGTCCAACGTCGAAGCGGCTGAAGCGCTGCCGCTGATCGCGGAACGCGCCGCGCCGAAGGAAGCGCTGAAGAAGACGCCGACGCCGGGCAAGGCCAAGTGCGAAGCCGTCGCCGAGTACCTGGACATTCCGCTCGAACGCACCATCAAGTCGATCATCCTCGCCACCGAAAACGAAGGCGCCGAGCCGACCATCTGGCTACTGATGCTGCGCGGCGACCACGATCTGAACGAGATCAAGGTCAACAAGCTGCCGGGTCTCGCCGAGTTCCGCTTCGCGACGGAAGAAGAAATCGTCGAGTGGTTCGGCACGCCGCCGGGCTACCTCGGGCCGCTGAATACGAAGAAGCCGATCAAGGTGATCGCGGACCGCACGGTCGCGAACATGAGCGACTTCGTGGTCGGCACGAACGAAGTCGATTTCCACACGACGGGCGTCAACTGGGGCCGCGATCTGCCCGAGCCCGTCGTCGCGGACATCCGCAACGTGAAGAAGGGCGATCCGTCGCCGGACGGCAAGGGCGTGATCGACATCTGCCGCGGCATCGAAGTCGGCCACGTGTTCCAGCTCGGCACCAAGTATTCGGAAGCGATGAACGCGACGTGCCTCGACGAATCCGGCAAACCGCAGCCGATGCAAATGGGCTGCTACGGCATCGGTGTCACGCGTATTCTCGGCGCGGCGATCGAGCAGAACTTCGACGACAGGGGCATCATCTGGCCGGAATCGATCGCGCCGTTCGAAGTCGTGCTGTGCCCGATGGGCTACGACCGCAGCGACGCCGTGCGCGAGCAGGCGGACAAGCTGCACGATGAGCTGACGGCAGCGGGCATCGACGTGATTCTCGACGATCGCGGCGAGCGTCCGGGCGTGATGTTCGCGGACTGGGAACTGATCGGCGTGCCGCATCGTCTCGTGATCGGCGATCGTGGTCTCAAGGACGGCAAGATCGAGTATCAGGGCCGCCGCGACGCGGAAGCCACGCTGTTGCCCGTCGAAGACGTGGCGCAGGCCGTGATCAACAAGATCAACGCAGCGCTCGCGCGCTGA
- the ffh gene encoding signal recognition particle protein, producing the protein MLDNLTQRMARVVKTLRGEARLTEANTQEMLREVRLALLEADVALPVVRDFIAKVKEKALGEEVIASLSPGQALVGVVQRELTAVIGGDYEGKAAELDLAVTPPAIILMAGLQGAGKTTTVGKLAKLLREKYKKKVLTVSCDVYRPAAIAQLKTVTEQVGADFFPSQPDQKPVDIARAAVDWAKRHYHDVLLVDTAGRLGIDEAMMNEITALHKELNPAETLFVVDAMLGQDAVNTAKAFNDALPLTGVVLTKLDGDSRGGAALSVRHVTGKPIKFVGVAEKLDGLEVFYPDRMANRILGMGDILALVEEAQRGVDVQAAQKLADKVKKGGDFDLNDFRAQLSQMKKMGGLSSLMDKLPAQFQQAASNADMGQAEKQMRRMEGIINSMTAKERAKPDLIKATRKRRIAAGAGVQVQEVNRLLNQYDQMRTMMKKLKGGNLQKMMRGMKGMLPGMR; encoded by the coding sequence ATGCTCGACAACCTCACTCAACGGATGGCGCGCGTCGTCAAGACGCTGCGCGGCGAAGCCCGGCTCACCGAGGCGAATACCCAGGAAATGCTGCGCGAAGTGCGCCTCGCACTCCTCGAAGCGGACGTGGCGCTGCCCGTCGTGCGTGACTTCATCGCGAAGGTGAAGGAAAAGGCGCTCGGCGAGGAAGTGATCGCCAGCCTGTCGCCGGGTCAGGCGCTGGTCGGCGTCGTGCAGCGCGAGCTGACGGCCGTGATCGGCGGCGACTACGAAGGCAAGGCCGCCGAACTCGATCTCGCCGTCACGCCGCCCGCCATTATCCTGATGGCCGGCCTGCAGGGCGCGGGTAAGACGACCACGGTCGGCAAGCTCGCGAAGCTGCTGCGCGAGAAGTACAAGAAGAAAGTGCTGACGGTGTCGTGCGACGTGTATCGCCCCGCCGCTATCGCGCAGTTGAAGACGGTGACCGAACAGGTCGGCGCCGATTTCTTCCCGTCGCAGCCGGACCAGAAGCCCGTCGATATCGCGCGCGCCGCCGTCGACTGGGCCAAGCGCCACTATCACGACGTTCTGCTCGTCGACACGGCCGGCCGTCTCGGTATCGACGAAGCGATGATGAACGAGATCACCGCGCTGCATAAGGAACTGAATCCGGCCGAAACGCTGTTCGTCGTCGACGCAATGCTCGGTCAGGATGCCGTGAACACCGCCAAGGCGTTCAATGACGCGCTGCCGCTCACGGGCGTCGTGCTGACCAAGCTCGACGGCGATTCGCGCGGCGGCGCGGCGCTGTCCGTGCGTCACGTGACGGGCAAGCCGATCAAGTTCGTCGGTGTCGCGGAAAAGCTCGACGGCCTCGAAGTCTTCTACCCGGACCGCATGGCGAACCGGATTCTCGGCATGGGCGACATTCTCGCGCTCGTCGAGGAAGCCCAGCGCGGCGTCGACGTTCAGGCCGCGCAGAAGCTCGCCGACAAGGTCAAGAAAGGCGGCGATTTCGATCTGAACGATTTCCGCGCGCAGCTTTCGCAGATGAAGAAGATGGGCGGTCTGTCGTCGCTGATGGACAAGCTGCCCGCGCAGTTCCAGCAGGCCGCGTCGAATGCCGACATGGGCCAGGCTGAAAAGCAGATGCGCCGCATGGAAGGCATCATCAACTCGATGACCGCGAAGGAACGCGCGAAGCCCGATCTGATCAAGGCGACGCGCAAGCGCCGCATCGCCGCGGGTGCGGGCGTGCAGGTGCAGGAAGTCAACCGCTTGCTGAATCAGTACGACCAGATGCGCACGATGATGAAAAAGCTCAAGGGCGGTAATCTGCAAAAGATGATGCGCGGCATGAAGGGCATGTTGCCGGGCATGCGCTGA
- a CDS encoding cytochrome C assembly family protein, which translates to MDIVLYALTALLYGGLAVAGWRAHRQAAAAPLLESVSPLSPAAPLPTGGRGLAAASAGMSMTTRIVLLVALLAHGVLLHTTIFPHDAMVFGFAFALSAMFWLGAGIYWIESFFFPLDGLRLLVLPLACIASLLPLVFNGVHVLSYAADPLFKLHFLIANVAYGLFAIAALHAVLMLLVERRLHAMRGGGLARQSAASNDGWLSSWLDTLPPLLTLETLLFRLIGAGFVLLTLTLVSGMLFNEQLLDRALQLDHKTVFALLSWVMFGALLTARKVSGWRGRAALRWVLASFVALLLAYVGSRFVFEVLLHRPVV; encoded by the coding sequence ATGGATATTGTACTGTATGCCCTCACTGCGCTCCTGTACGGCGGTCTCGCCGTCGCGGGCTGGCGCGCGCACCGGCAGGCGGCTGCTGCACCGCTGCTCGAGAGCGTGTCGCCGCTGTCTCCCGCTGCGCCGCTGCCCACGGGCGGGCGAGGGCTGGCGGCCGCCTCCGCCGGCATGTCGATGACGACGCGCATCGTGCTGCTCGTCGCGCTGCTCGCGCATGGCGTGCTGCTGCACACCACGATTTTCCCGCACGACGCGATGGTGTTCGGCTTCGCGTTCGCGCTGTCCGCGATGTTCTGGCTGGGCGCGGGCATCTACTGGATCGAGAGTTTCTTTTTCCCGCTCGACGGCCTGCGTCTGCTCGTACTGCCGCTCGCGTGCATCGCGTCGCTGCTGCCGCTCGTGTTCAACGGCGTGCACGTGTTGTCGTACGCTGCCGATCCGCTGTTCAAGCTGCACTTCCTGATCGCGAACGTCGCCTATGGTCTGTTCGCGATCGCCGCGCTGCACGCGGTGCTGATGCTGCTCGTCGAGCGGCGCCTGCACGCGATGCGCGGCGGCGGGCTTGCGCGTCAGAGTGCCGCGAGCAACGACGGCTGGCTGTCGAGCTGGCTCGACACGCTGCCGCCGCTGCTCACGCTGGAGACGCTGCTGTTCCGTCTGATCGGCGCGGGCTTCGTGCTGCTCACGCTGACGCTGGTCTCGGGCATGCTGTTCAACGAACAACTGCTCGACCGCGCACTGCAGCTCGATCACAAGACTGTGTTCGCGCTGCTGTCGTGGGTCATGTTCGGCGCGCTGCTGACAGCGCGCAAGGTGTCGGGTTGGCGCGGCCGCGCGGCATTGCGCTGGGTGCTCGCGTCGTTCGTCGCGCTGCTGCTCGCGTATGTCGGCAGCCGTTTTGTCTTCGAGGTGCTGTTGCACCGTCCTGTGGTCTGA
- a CDS encoding RNA pyrophosphohydrolase: MLDREGFRPNVGIILLNAHNEVFWGKRLREHSWQFPQGGIKYGETPVQAMFRELHEETGLLPEHVKVIGRTRDWLRYEVPDKFIKREVRGHYRGQKQIWFLLRMVGRDCDICLRASDHPEFDAWRWNEYWVPLDCVIEFKRDVYQLALTELSRFLRRPAPRTERPGGHHHGQRYPRMASSVNAPPGASMESAASMTTVTTTFVVETTLRATIGSDCSSTEDPAAVQAPGLRD, from the coding sequence ATGCTGGATCGTGAAGGCTTTCGCCCGAACGTCGGCATCATCCTCTTGAACGCGCACAACGAGGTGTTTTGGGGCAAGCGTCTGCGTGAACATTCCTGGCAGTTTCCGCAAGGGGGCATCAAGTATGGTGAGACCCCCGTGCAGGCGATGTTCAGGGAATTGCACGAAGAAACCGGCCTGCTTCCGGAGCACGTCAAGGTTATCGGTCGCACGCGTGACTGGTTGCGTTATGAGGTGCCTGACAAGTTCATCAAGCGTGAGGTCCGCGGGCACTACCGCGGCCAGAAGCAGATCTGGTTCTTGCTCCGGATGGTTGGACGCGATTGCGACATTTGTTTGCGCGCGTCCGATCACCCCGAGTTCGATGCCTGGCGCTGGAACGAGTACTGGGTGCCGCTCGACTGTGTGATCGAGTTCAAGCGGGATGTGTATCAGCTGGCGTTAACGGAATTGTCCCGTTTCCTGCGGCGCCCTGCGCCGCGCACGGAACGGCCCGGTGGACATCATCACGGGCAGCGCTATCCACGGATGGCGTCGTCGGTGAATGCGCCGCCTGGGGCGTCGATGGAGTCCGCAGCGTCCATGACGACCGTCACGACGACATTTGTAGTCGAGACGACGCTGCGTGCGACAATCGGGTCTGACTGTTCGTCGACCGAAGACCCCGCGGCCGTTCAGGCACCGGGTCTGCGCGACTGA